In Archangium violaceum, the following are encoded in one genomic region:
- a CDS encoding retron system putative HNH endonuclease, translating to MAVYQEAKSSLIARFGRYCAYCEVRQSAALTIDHIEPKLHAPHRELDWENFLLACANCNGTKGAQTSDVYLPDRDNTARAFRYGEEGLISPHPELAPEQRDKARRTLKLFGLDKTPASDPRSRDLRWLNRREAWDMAQRSLGRWQRKRGDPDIRDAIIDSARSQGHWSVWMAVFEAEPEMRQAFIDAFPGTCRSCFDAATRPVPRPGGSL from the coding sequence ATGGCGGTCTACCAGGAAGCCAAATCGAGCCTCATCGCGAGATTCGGCAGGTATTGCGCGTACTGCGAGGTACGCCAGAGCGCAGCCCTGACCATCGACCACATCGAGCCCAAGCTCCATGCCCCACACCGGGAGCTCGACTGGGAGAATTTCCTGCTCGCCTGCGCCAACTGCAACGGCACCAAGGGAGCACAGACCTCCGACGTCTATCTGCCCGACAGGGACAACACGGCGCGTGCCTTCCGCTACGGAGAGGAAGGACTCATTTCCCCCCATCCCGAGCTCGCACCGGAACAGCGGGACAAAGCGCGCAGGACGCTGAAGCTGTTCGGCCTGGACAAGACCCCCGCGAGCGATCCCCGCTCTCGGGATCTCCGCTGGCTCAATCGGCGCGAGGCCTGGGACATGGCCCAGCGGAGCCTGGGAAGATGGCAGCGGAAAAGAGGCGATCCGGACATCCGCGACGCCATCATCGATTCGGCGAGAAGTCAGGGCCACTGGTCCGTCTGGATGGCCGTCTTCGAGGCAGAACCCGAGATGCGGCAGGCGTTCATCGATGCCTTCCCGGGAACCTGCCGCTCCTGCTTCGACGCGGCCACCCGACCCGTTCCCCGGCCGGGTGGCTCACTCTGA
- a CDS encoding AAA family ATPase produces MKIHRLEVTNFRGFDQRTFTLSDQFNVLIGENGAGKTAVLDALAIGAGSFLVGITLKEISAPFVREDDVRRVVYLKDGIATIEQQFPVQVQCTGRLEGEQLSWRRSKDEYTLNIHENPLLPIAATWQRQVQAGQDITLPLLSYYGTGRLWLQKHEHPLEPAPPTSRLEGYIGCLDPASNQKLLLKWAKRMELVQLQQGRTIGTLEAVKTAVVRCMVGWKRVWFDINQDDLLAEAEDGRQLPFRMLSDGVRNMLAMVADIAYRAAVLNPHLGERAAEQTPGIVLIDEIDLHLHPKWQRRVVDDLRTTFPQVQFVATTHSPFIIQSLRPGELINLEEPTQSGPPSQSIEDIAEQVMGVEVPQRSERYQKMMEAAEEYYRVLQEAKATTSPERRESLKLRLDELSAPFSDNVAYHAFLRMEREAAGLGQDEEPR; encoded by the coding sequence GTGAAGATTCACCGACTCGAGGTCACCAATTTCCGCGGCTTCGACCAGCGCACCTTCACGCTCTCCGACCAGTTCAACGTGTTGATCGGCGAGAACGGTGCCGGCAAGACGGCCGTGCTGGATGCGTTGGCCATCGGGGCGGGGAGCTTCCTCGTCGGAATCACCCTGAAGGAAATCTCGGCCCCCTTCGTTCGAGAGGATGACGTTCGCCGGGTCGTCTACCTGAAGGATGGAATCGCCACCATCGAGCAGCAGTTCCCGGTCCAGGTGCAGTGCACGGGTCGGCTGGAAGGCGAGCAACTCTCGTGGCGCCGCTCCAAGGACGAATACACCCTCAACATCCATGAGAATCCACTCCTGCCGATCGCAGCCACTTGGCAGCGTCAGGTGCAGGCAGGACAGGACATCACGTTGCCGCTCCTCTCCTATTATGGAACGGGACGGCTCTGGCTACAGAAGCATGAGCACCCGTTGGAACCCGCGCCACCCACCTCACGACTTGAGGGGTATATCGGCTGTCTGGATCCCGCCTCGAATCAGAAGCTGCTTCTGAAATGGGCCAAGAGAATGGAGCTGGTGCAGCTCCAACAGGGGCGAACCATCGGAACATTGGAAGCAGTGAAGACCGCCGTGGTCCGCTGCATGGTGGGATGGAAGCGGGTCTGGTTCGACATCAACCAGGATGACCTGCTCGCGGAGGCCGAGGACGGGCGTCAGCTGCCCTTTCGGATGCTGAGCGATGGCGTGCGCAACATGCTGGCGATGGTGGCCGACATCGCCTACCGCGCGGCCGTCCTGAATCCACATCTCGGAGAGCGCGCGGCGGAACAGACGCCGGGCATCGTCCTCATCGATGAGATCGACCTCCACCTCCACCCCAAGTGGCAGCGGCGCGTGGTGGATGACCTGCGCACCACCTTCCCCCAGGTCCAGTTCGTGGCGACGACGCACTCGCCCTTCATCATCCAGTCATTGAGACCTGGGGAGCTCATCAACCTCGAGGAGCCCACGCAATCCGGGCCTCCGAGTCAGAGCATCGAGGATATCGCCGAGCAGGTGATGGGCGTCGAAGTGCCGCAGCGCAGCGAGCGTTACCAGAAGATGATGGAGGCGGCGGAGGAGTACTACCGGGTCCTCCAAGAGGCCAAGGCCACCACGTCTCCAGAACGGCGCGAGTCCCTCAAGCTCCGACTCGATGAGCTGTCCGCGCCCTTCAGCGACAACGTGGCGTATCACGCCTTCCTGCGCATGGAACGTGAGGCCGCCGGACTGGGCCAGGACGAGGAACCTCGATGA
- a CDS encoding ATP-binding protein — protein MRDQDPPQPLRPSGPEPGEPHRLADFLRKHREDILSDWERALRAWHPEQRPGGEQLRDHIPEFLDKLADAAEHVHDEHAPQLPLAITDEHALERLELGYEPGEVAFEYGLLRNCILRSLERENHWPSFAELELLDEAIDQGITRAVTSYARVRERMLQALERVSQAALESEDVDTFLPKLLKVLMEAAVAVDAASILLREEDRLRVRAAEGLGAREGLADDYTIPIGEGISGRVAAERHPISSRSVATDPRLAYDVIRRLGIRASYSIPLLHGDNLVGVAHMSSRTVFDFSESDKLLFRAMITRATGFIVQADLAGRERAARDEVQRALAQLNTLLEAAPVGISLMDRELRFLRINETLAELHGKPVDFHLGKTVREVLPSRVADVCEPIFRRVVETGQPQSNHEFSSQPRGNTPTRHWLGNYYPVRTESGEVVGLGCVVVDITKQKEVEAELRHSGEMREQLIAVVGHDLRNPLNAITASAFLLRRTEELSEGGVRAVERIRNSAARMARMLTDILDFARSSIGGGLPVHRERVNLHDICRSAVEELQVANTGRRLELEVEGDGWGCWDPDRLAQVVGNLVSNALQHGRPDTPVRVEVRDAGPEVLLSVHNEGEPIGPELQAVLFQPFRRGTTGKAATRSVGLGLYIVQQVAHAHGGQVTVHSTQAGGTTFTVRLPRGLPEPGKEPAGNDVP, from the coding sequence ATGAGGGACCAGGATCCACCTCAACCGCTCCGGCCATCCGGTCCGGAGCCCGGTGAACCCCATCGGCTGGCGGACTTCCTCCGCAAGCACCGGGAGGACATCCTCTCGGACTGGGAGCGCGCCCTGCGCGCGTGGCACCCGGAGCAGCGGCCGGGCGGCGAGCAACTGCGCGACCACATCCCCGAGTTCCTGGACAAGCTCGCGGACGCGGCGGAGCACGTCCACGACGAGCACGCCCCCCAGCTGCCCCTGGCCATCACCGACGAGCACGCCCTGGAGCGGCTGGAGCTGGGGTACGAGCCGGGAGAGGTGGCCTTCGAGTACGGACTGCTGCGCAACTGCATCCTCCGGAGCCTGGAGCGGGAGAACCACTGGCCGAGCTTCGCCGAGTTGGAGCTGCTCGACGAGGCCATCGACCAGGGCATCACACGCGCCGTCACCAGCTACGCACGGGTGCGCGAGCGGATGCTGCAGGCGCTGGAGCGTGTCTCCCAGGCCGCGCTGGAGAGCGAGGACGTGGACACCTTCCTGCCCAAGCTGCTGAAGGTGTTGATGGAGGCGGCGGTGGCGGTGGACGCGGCCTCCATCCTCCTGAGGGAGGAAGACCGGCTGCGGGTGCGCGCGGCCGAGGGGCTGGGCGCCCGGGAGGGGCTGGCCGACGACTACACCATTCCCATCGGCGAGGGCATCAGCGGCAGGGTCGCCGCCGAGCGTCACCCCATCTCCTCGCGCTCGGTGGCCACCGACCCGAGGCTGGCGTACGACGTCATCCGGCGGCTCGGCATTCGCGCCAGCTACAGCATCCCCCTGCTGCACGGGGACAACCTGGTGGGCGTGGCGCACATGAGCTCACGGACCGTCTTCGACTTCAGCGAGTCCGACAAGCTGCTCTTCCGCGCGATGATCACCCGCGCCACCGGCTTCATCGTGCAGGCGGATCTGGCCGGGCGCGAGCGGGCGGCGCGGGACGAGGTGCAGCGAGCGCTGGCGCAGCTGAACACGCTGCTGGAGGCCGCCCCGGTGGGCATCAGCCTCATGGACCGGGAGCTGCGCTTCCTTCGCATCAACGAGACGCTGGCGGAGCTCCATGGCAAGCCCGTGGACTTCCACCTGGGGAAGACCGTGCGGGAGGTGCTGCCCAGCCGGGTCGCCGACGTCTGCGAGCCCATCTTCCGCCGGGTCGTCGAGACGGGTCAGCCGCAGTCCAACCACGAGTTCAGCAGCCAGCCTCGTGGGAACACCCCCACCCGTCACTGGCTGGGCAACTACTACCCGGTGCGGACGGAGAGCGGCGAGGTGGTGGGCCTGGGCTGCGTGGTGGTGGACATCACGAAGCAGAAGGAGGTGGAGGCCGAGCTGCGCCACTCCGGCGAGATGCGCGAGCAGCTCATCGCGGTGGTGGGGCACGACCTGCGCAACCCACTCAACGCCATCACCGCCTCGGCCTTCCTGCTGCGGAGGACGGAGGAGCTGAGCGAGGGAGGAGTGCGGGCGGTGGAGCGCATCCGCAACAGCGCGGCGAGGATGGCGAGGATGCTCACGGACATCCTCGACTTCGCGCGCAGCAGCATCGGGGGTGGACTGCCCGTGCACCGCGAGCGGGTGAACCTGCACGACATCTGTCGGAGCGCGGTGGAGGAGTTGCAGGTGGCCAACACGGGCCGGAGGCTGGAGTTGGAGGTGGAGGGAGACGGGTGGGGGTGCTGGGACCCGGACCGGCTGGCGCAGGTGGTGGGCAACCTGGTGAGCAATGCCCTGCAGCACGGGAGGCCGGACACGCCCGTGCGCGTGGAGGTGCGCGACGCCGGCCCCGAGGTGCTCCTCTCCGTGCACAACGAGGGAGAGCCCATTGGCCCCGAGCTTCAGGCGGTGCTGTTCCAGCCCTTCCGGCGCGGCACCACCGGCAAGGCAGCCACGCGCAGCGTGGGACTGGGGCTGTACATCGTCCAGCAGGTGGCGCACGCGCACGGGGGTCAGGTGACGGTGCACTCCACCCAGGCGGGTGGCACGACCTTCACCGTGCGCCTGCCGCGCGGCCTCCCCGAGCCCGGCAAGGAGCCGGCCGGGAATGACGTTCCCTGA